A portion of the Algisphaera agarilytica genome contains these proteins:
- a CDS encoding NfeD family protein, which translates to MGLAFNLLAQTATQPAAASQTPWLVWGIVLLAIAVALFFVEVFLPTGGVVGAAAGLAAAGGVVCLFWRDSTLGLLAATGVILALPFAIAFAMKVAPDTPFARWITLKDAQEPLTPQNRMEPGRPVSPEADNHRIKVGAKGQTLTPLFPVGTCLINGKREECLARHGTIEKGTDVRVVAVDGTEVYVAPVEAG; encoded by the coding sequence ATGGGTTTAGCGTTCAATCTTCTTGCTCAGACGGCCACGCAGCCCGCGGCTGCTTCTCAAACCCCTTGGTTGGTTTGGGGCATCGTTTTGCTGGCGATCGCGGTGGCGTTGTTTTTCGTGGAGGTCTTCCTGCCGACGGGCGGGGTCGTCGGCGCGGCTGCGGGGTTGGCTGCGGCAGGTGGGGTCGTCTGCTTGTTTTGGCGTGACTCCACGCTCGGCTTACTCGCGGCGACCGGGGTGATCCTGGCACTGCCTTTTGCGATTGCGTTTGCGATGAAGGTCGCGCCGGACACGCCGTTTGCCCGATGGATCACGCTGAAGGATGCGCAGGAGCCGCTCACGCCGCAGAATCGGATGGAACCGGGGCGGCCCGTTTCACCCGAAGCCGACAACCACCGCATCAAGGTCGGCGCCAAGGGGCAGACGTTGACGCCGTTGTTCCCCGTCGGCACTTGTCTCATCAACGGGAAACGCGAAGAGTGTCTGGCCCGGCACGGCACGATCGAAAAAGGCACCGACGTCCGAGTCGTGGCCGTCGATGGCACCGAGGTCTACGTCGCGCCGGTGGAAGCCGGTTGA
- the carA gene encoding glutamine-hydrolyzing carbamoyl-phosphate synthase small subunit has translation MTCDPNSASSAAVSKPGSARLALEDGSVFVGRAFGDTSPKSVEGEVCFNTSLSGYQEVVTDPSYAGQIVTMTCPLIGNYGVNPGDLESAKAQVSGFVVRELANTASNYRATAKLEQWLAEEGVTGIAGIDTRALTRRLRIEGALRGVLCTDASVSDEQLVAQAKASAGLVGRNLVATVSRTQPLAWSEDLGDWLPLQGSIPAVDNRFKVVALDCGAKLNILRNLTDSGCDATVLPYDTTPEQIAEHAPDGLFVSNGPGDPSAVQPTIDHLKQLIGKLPIFGICLGHQLLSRAMGADTFKLKFGHRGGNQPVQNLGTQKVEITSQNHGFAVDPDSLAKVGGEPTHLNLNDKTLEGFRHTQEPIFAVQYHPEASPGPHDSRYLFDCFVEMMRTGSSPDAAAMDNAQRQRNQI, from the coding sequence ATGACTTGCGATCCCAACTCGGCCTCCTCCGCCGCCGTATCCAAACCCGGCTCCGCTCGCCTCGCTCTCGAGGATGGAAGCGTTTTTGTCGGGCGGGCTTTCGGTGACACCTCCCCCAAATCGGTCGAGGGCGAGGTCTGCTTCAACACCTCGTTGTCGGGCTACCAGGAAGTGGTCACCGACCCGTCGTACGCCGGGCAGATCGTCACGATGACCTGCCCGCTCATCGGCAACTACGGCGTCAACCCCGGCGACCTCGAATCCGCCAAGGCCCAGGTCAGCGGCTTCGTGGTCCGCGAATTGGCCAACACCGCAAGCAACTACCGGGCGACCGCCAAGCTCGAGCAGTGGCTGGCCGAGGAAGGCGTGACGGGGATCGCAGGCATCGACACCCGGGCGCTGACCCGTCGGCTCCGCATCGAGGGGGCACTGCGCGGCGTGCTCTGCACCGACGCATCGGTCAGCGACGAACAACTCGTGGCCCAGGCCAAGGCCTCGGCGGGACTGGTGGGCCGAAACCTCGTCGCCACGGTTAGCCGAACCCAGCCCCTGGCGTGGAGCGAAGACCTCGGCGACTGGTTGCCCCTGCAAGGCTCGATCCCCGCGGTTGACAACCGGTTCAAGGTCGTGGCCCTGGACTGCGGGGCGAAGCTGAACATCCTGCGGAACCTCACCGACTCGGGCTGCGATGCCACCGTCCTGCCCTACGACACCACGCCCGAGCAGATCGCCGAGCACGCCCCGGATGGATTATTCGTCTCGAACGGCCCCGGCGACCCCTCGGCGGTCCAGCCCACCATCGACCACCTCAAGCAACTCATCGGCAAGCTCCCGATCTTCGGCATCTGCCTCGGGCACCAGCTGCTCAGCCGGGCGATGGGAGCGGACACCTTCAAGCTCAAGTTCGGCCACCGCGGGGGCAACCAACCCGTGCAGAACCTGGGCACCCAGAAGGTGGAGATCACCAGCCAGAACCACGGCTTCGCGGTCGATCCCGACAGCCTGGCCAAGGTCGGCGGGGAGCCCACCCACCTCAACCTCAACGACAAGACCCTCGAGGGCTTCCGCCACACCCAGGAACCCATCTTCGCGGTCCAATACCACCCCGAAGCCAGCCCCGGGCCGCACGACAGCCGGTATTTATTTGACTGTTTTGTCGAGATGATGAGAACCGGATCCAGCCCCGACGCCGCGGCGATGGACAACGCCCAGCGTCAACGCAACCAGATTTAA
- the speA gene encoding biosynthetic arginine decarboxylase: protein MDKSLTDSVFDHSEQDDAAAWTVQDAIDFYGPNRWGNGYFGVSETGHVTIRPGRDSGPSLDLWQLVQDLRQRDVSTPMLLRFPGILEDRLKQIADAFRRAIEEFDYAGQYRGVYPIKVNQQRHIVEELLNYGSGLGFGLEAGSKPELLAVMALAKDPDSLVICNGFKDQKFIEAVILSRKLGKNVIPVVEKFSELQLIIEQAKAHDVRPAIGLRIKLASSGSGRWHGSGGERSKFGLFISEVLDAVRLLKDEGMLDCLELVHFHLGSQISDMRALKSALVESARMYVELAKLGAGLKYLDVGGGLGIDYDGSKSGNESSPNYTLTEYANNVVYHIGEVCQQAEIPAPTIITESGRAMAAHHSVLVMDVLGWSGFDRFEPIPRFDAEALAELPEPVRTLYETHEALSNANLREYFHDAQVAREQTLSLFSLGYCSLEHRGLAERLFYGICSNVYRLAQSLDPVPQEFAALETLLSDIYFCNGSVFQSLPDCWAIDQLFPVMPIQQLDEKPTCRGVLADITCDSDGKIDRFAAPPESGKTSVPVLPLHPYTGGDYFLGVFLVGAYQETLGDLHNLFGDTNAVHVTLDEQGQVQIDEIVEGDTVAEVLRYVQFEPEELRRTFRKTLEQAVREGKITVAESGVLRRFYEQGLSGYTYLT from the coding sequence ATGGACAAATCCCTCACCGACAGCGTATTTGATCACTCCGAACAGGACGATGCCGCGGCATGGACGGTCCAGGACGCGATCGATTTCTACGGCCCCAACCGATGGGGTAACGGCTACTTCGGGGTCTCGGAGACGGGCCACGTCACGATCCGCCCAGGACGGGACTCTGGCCCCAGCCTGGACCTCTGGCAGCTGGTGCAGGACCTACGCCAACGCGACGTGTCCACGCCGATGCTTCTGCGGTTTCCGGGGATTCTGGAAGACCGCCTCAAGCAGATCGCCGACGCATTCCGACGCGCGATCGAGGAGTTCGACTACGCCGGCCAATACCGCGGGGTGTACCCGATCAAGGTCAATCAGCAGCGGCACATCGTTGAAGAGCTATTGAACTACGGCAGCGGCCTCGGGTTCGGCCTGGAGGCGGGCAGCAAGCCGGAGCTCCTGGCGGTGATGGCCCTGGCCAAGGACCCGGACTCGCTGGTGATCTGCAACGGATTCAAAGACCAGAAATTTATCGAGGCAGTCATCCTCTCCCGCAAGCTGGGGAAGAACGTCATCCCGGTGGTCGAGAAATTCAGCGAGCTCCAGCTCATCATCGAGCAGGCCAAGGCCCACGACGTCCGCCCCGCGATCGGTTTGCGGATCAAGCTCGCCAGCTCGGGCTCGGGACGCTGGCACGGCTCGGGCGGAGAACGCAGCAAGTTCGGGCTCTTCATCAGCGAAGTCCTCGACGCGGTGCGGTTGCTCAAGGACGAGGGGATGCTCGACTGCCTCGAGCTGGTCCACTTCCACCTGGGCAGCCAGATCAGCGACATGCGGGCGCTGAAATCCGCGCTCGTGGAATCGGCACGGATGTACGTCGAGCTGGCCAAACTCGGCGCAGGTCTGAAATACCTGGACGTTGGTGGCGGACTGGGCATCGACTACGACGGCAGCAAGAGCGGCAACGAGTCCAGCCCCAACTACACCCTCACCGAGTACGCCAACAACGTCGTCTATCACATCGGCGAAGTCTGCCAGCAAGCCGAGATCCCCGCACCGACCATCATCACCGAGTCGGGCCGGGCGATGGCGGCCCACCACAGCGTGCTGGTCATGGACGTCCTGGGCTGGTCGGGCTTCGACCGCTTTGAGCCGATCCCCCGATTCGACGCCGAGGCGCTCGCCGAGTTGCCCGAGCCGGTTCGCACGCTCTATGAAACCCACGAGGCGTTGTCCAATGCGAACCTCCGCGAGTACTTCCACGACGCCCAGGTAGCGCGTGAGCAGACGCTGAGCCTGTTCAGCCTCGGCTACTGCTCGCTGGAGCACCGCGGACTGGCCGAGCGGTTGTTCTATGGCATCTGCTCGAACGTGTACCGACTCGCGCAATCCCTTGACCCGGTGCCTCAGGAGTTCGCCGCCCTTGAAACCCTGCTGAGCGACATCTACTTCTGCAACGGCTCAGTCTTTCAATCCTTGCCCGATTGCTGGGCGATCGATCAGCTCTTCCCGGTGATGCCGATCCAACAACTGGACGAGAAGCCGACCTGCCGGGGCGTGTTGGCCGACATCACCTGCGACTCGGACGGCAAGATCGACCGGTTCGCCGCCCCGCCCGAAAGCGGTAAGACCAGCGTCCCGGTTCTCCCCCTCCACCCCTACACCGGCGGCGATTACTTCCTGGGCGTGTTCCTCGTCGGGGCCTACCAGGAAACTCTCGGCGACCTGCACAACCTCTTTGGCGACACCAACGCGGTCCACGTGACGCTCGATGAACAAGGCCAGGTCCAGATCGACGAGATCGTGGAAGGCGATACCGTGGCCGAGGTGTTGCGGTATGTGCAGTTTGAACCCGAAGAACTCCGCCGAACTTTCCGCAAGACCCTGGAGCAGGCCGTACGCGAAGGAAAGATCACGGTGGCCGAGTCGGGCGTGCTCCGCCGGTTCTACGAGCAGGGCTTGTCGGGCTACACCTATCTGACGTAG
- a CDS encoding PEP-CTERM sorting domain-containing protein (PEP-CTERM proteins occur, often in large numbers, in the proteomes of bacteria that also encode an exosortase, a predicted intramembrane cysteine proteinase. The presence of a PEP-CTERM domain at a protein's C-terminus predicts cleavage within the sorting domain, followed by covalent anchoring to some some component of the (usually Gram-negative) cell surface. Many PEP-CTERM proteins exhibit an unusual sequence composition that includes large numbers of potential glycosylation sites. Expression of one such protein has been shown restore the ability of a bacterium to form floc, a type of biofilm.), translating into MAAGLAVCLGFQSAEATVFEYINNSVGTPAISETTAIIESIYTSFDDSNNQFVWEAVYSGDSVSDLPTGFTLVVNDGPMPKTHLGNLAVLYFEAEELIETNGATGTPTLTAYAYNGGSSASAHRTSDFRDVQSPTPAAPDQIVSSINGFAFNSTLNDFDDAGKKKRLMRIELDATDINNHTPLQSPFDVMDNQPLTWQGIGFAQMIGIWFHPFNNINPDYIENGPEAGFLEHGVAGPTVNQGWQVVRNNYGFFDVDGLQAIPEPATGLLLLVGAAALRRRR; encoded by the coding sequence ATGGCCGCCGGTCTTGCTGTGTGCCTCGGCTTCCAGTCTGCCGAAGCCACCGTGTTCGAATACATCAACAACAGCGTTGGCACCCCCGCCATCTCTGAAACGACCGCGATCATCGAATCGATCTACACCTCGTTTGATGACAGCAACAACCAGTTCGTTTGGGAAGCCGTTTACTCGGGTGACTCTGTTTCGGATCTGCCCACCGGCTTCACGCTCGTGGTCAACGACGGACCGATGCCCAAGACCCACCTGGGCAACCTGGCGGTGCTTTACTTCGAAGCGGAAGAGCTGATCGAAACCAACGGTGCAACGGGCACCCCCACCCTGACCGCGTACGCCTACAACGGCGGCAGCTCCGCCAGCGCTCACCGCACCTCCGACTTCCGTGATGTGCAGAGCCCCACGCCCGCGGCACCCGATCAGATAGTTTCCTCGATCAACGGCTTCGCTTTCAACTCAACCCTCAACGACTTCGATGACGCCGGCAAGAAAAAACGCCTGATGCGTATCGAGCTCGATGCGACCGACATCAACAACCACACCCCGCTGCAATCTCCGTTCGACGTGATGGACAACCAGCCCCTCACCTGGCAGGGCATCGGCTTCGCCCAGATGATCGGCATCTGGTTCCACCCGTTCAACAACATCAACCCCGACTACATCGAGAACGGCCCGGAAGCCGGCTTCCTCGAACACGGGGTGGCAGGCCCGACCGTTAACCAGGGCTGGCAGGTCGTCCGCAACAACTACGGCTTCTTCGACGTCGATGGCCTCCAGGCCATTCCCGAGCCCGCCACGGGACTGCTCCTGCTGGTGGGTGCTGCGGCCCTGCGTCGCCGTCGCTAA
- the pheA gene encoding prephenate dehydratase, with product MSQDPTTPDTDARDEAQRQLAPLRSRIDELDEKIVKLLNERADIVIEVGHIKRAAGEAVPIYAPDREQAVMQKIRNANAGPLPDACVQAIWRELMSGSFALERPLRIGYLGPAGSFSHLAARKKFGASVDYDELTDFPAIFDEVARGHVDYGLIPIENSTHGGVTASLDCFLDTPVKIAAEVRIAIHHNLLSRQPLDQITRVYSHQQALGQCRRWLSAQLPNAEQIATVSTSQAAALAAEEPGAAAIGSTLAAQLNDVPILFDNIEDNPNNETRFFVIARQNAKPSGDDKTSILFTTEHKAGALTDVLNVFRDHGLNLTRLAERPSQRMNWEYYFFVDVEGHADEPHMQKALSEAKKHCLQLTVLGSFPRAREVL from the coding sequence ATGTCTCAGGACCCCACCACCCCCGACACCGATGCCCGCGACGAGGCCCAGCGCCAACTCGCCCCCCTGCGTTCCCGTATCGATGAGCTCGACGAAAAAATCGTCAAGCTGCTCAACGAGCGGGCGGACATCGTGATCGAGGTCGGGCACATCAAGCGGGCGGCAGGCGAGGCTGTGCCGATCTACGCCCCCGACCGCGAGCAAGCGGTGATGCAGAAGATCCGCAACGCCAACGCCGGGCCGCTGCCCGATGCGTGCGTGCAGGCGATCTGGCGTGAGCTCATGTCCGGCAGCTTCGCCCTGGAGCGTCCGCTTCGCATCGGCTACCTCGGCCCGGCGGGCAGCTTCTCGCACCTCGCGGCCCGCAAGAAGTTCGGAGCCTCGGTCGACTACGACGAGCTGACCGACTTCCCTGCGATCTTCGATGAAGTCGCCCGCGGCCACGTCGACTACGGGCTCATCCCCATCGAGAACTCGACCCACGGCGGCGTCACCGCGAGCCTCGACTGCTTCCTCGACACCCCCGTCAAGATCGCGGCCGAAGTGCGTATCGCGATCCATCACAACCTGCTCTCGCGTCAACCGCTCGACCAGATCACCCGCGTGTATTCGCACCAGCAGGCGCTGGGCCAATGTCGCCGCTGGCTCTCGGCTCAACTGCCCAACGCCGAGCAGATCGCCACCGTCTCGACATCGCAGGCCGCTGCACTCGCCGCCGAGGAACCCGGGGCCGCCGCGATCGGCTCGACCCTCGCGGCCCAGCTCAACGACGTGCCCATCCTCTTCGATAACATCGAAGACAACCCCAACAACGAGACCCGTTTCTTCGTCATCGCCCGACAGAACGCCAAGCCCAGCGGCGACGACAAGACCTCGATCCTGTTCACCACCGAGCACAAGGCCGGGGCACTCACCGACGTGCTCAACGTCTTCCGCGACCACGGGCTCAACCTCACCCGGCTCGCCGAACGGCCCAGCCAACGCATGAACTGGGAGTACTACTTCTTCGTCGATGTCGAAGGACACGCCGACGAACCCCACATGCAGAAAGCCTTGTCTGAAGCGAAGAAGCACTGCCTGCAACTCACCGTGCTCGGCTCCTTCCCCCGGGCTCGCGAAGTGCTTTAA
- a CDS encoding PEP-CTERM sorting domain-containing protein yields MFGSAQAQLVVDINNPMDYTIQEIIDGGGLRVGDKVFDEFEIVSTGTTGITLPDADSVKVKGGVDSEGNIELEFFGGWVAGTNELINSTIEFCVTADSPFLIEAVELSMQNFAAFGQGQVNIAENIFLDEDETIIGIAPPFLNTFYEGNSGTLVNLDTATVVPGPQSKLYVSKDITVRDLSDGQSPSAAHLSRFTQTFIQIPEPGTVVLFLSGGALLMMRRREA; encoded by the coding sequence TTGTTTGGCTCCGCTCAAGCCCAGCTTGTTGTCGACATCAACAACCCGATGGACTACACCATCCAGGAAATCATCGATGGTGGTGGCCTCCGCGTGGGTGACAAGGTCTTTGACGAATTCGAAATCGTCAGCACCGGCACCACCGGCATCACGCTTCCCGACGCTGACAGCGTCAAAGTGAAGGGTGGCGTCGACTCGGAAGGCAACATCGAGCTGGAGTTCTTCGGCGGCTGGGTTGCTGGCACCAACGAACTGATCAACAGCACCATCGAATTCTGCGTGACCGCCGACTCCCCCTTCCTGATCGAAGCGGTTGAGCTGAGCATGCAGAACTTCGCCGCCTTCGGCCAAGGCCAAGTCAACATCGCTGAAAACATCTTCCTCGATGAAGATGAAACCATCATCGGCATCGCTCCGCCGTTCCTCAACACCTTCTACGAAGGCAACAGCGGTACCCTGGTCAACCTCGACACCGCCACCGTCGTGCCTGGCCCGCAGAGCAAGCTTTACGTCAGCAAGGACATCACCGTCCGCGACCTCTCGGACGGCCAGAGCCCCAGCGCTGCTCACCTGAGCCGCTTCACCCAGACCTTCATCCAGATCCCCGAGCCCGGCACCGTGGTGCTGTTCCTCTCGGGCGGTGCTCTCCTGATGATGCGTCGCCGCGAAGCCTAA
- a CDS encoding phosphatidylserine decarboxylase, with protein sequence MLSPYAKNEWLTIIAVGLCVGLSLVLLGYWPGSVLVGIATIAILTFFRDPERRVPSPRNIVVAPSDGKISSIHEVEQFPPFDGPAVCIRIFMSVFDVHVNRCPCHGKVASITHQPGNHGNTLNPESIEDNESMTTLFVHPVKDHPIAAVRQVAGLLARTIYNHLRDEQVVQRGQRMGIIKLGSTTELYLPATLRPEVKVQQGQKVLAGMTILANVTPIDPTESLPPQIKLFSSSAPAVDEDGEPSVFAEDDPTPSSL encoded by the coding sequence ATGCTAAGCCCCTACGCCAAGAACGAATGGCTGACCATCATCGCGGTGGGGTTGTGTGTCGGGCTGTCGCTGGTGCTCCTGGGCTATTGGCCGGGGAGCGTCCTGGTCGGCATCGCCACGATCGCGATCCTGACCTTCTTCCGCGACCCCGAACGCCGGGTGCCCAGCCCCCGCAACATCGTGGTCGCCCCGTCGGACGGCAAGATCTCGTCGATCCACGAAGTCGAACAATTCCCTCCCTTCGATGGGCCCGCTGTCTGCATCCGCATCTTCATGTCGGTGTTTGATGTGCACGTCAACCGCTGCCCCTGCCACGGCAAGGTCGCGTCCATCACCCACCAGCCCGGCAACCACGGCAACACGCTCAACCCCGAATCGATCGAAGACAACGAGTCGATGACCACGCTGTTCGTCCACCCGGTGAAAGACCACCCCATCGCCGCGGTCCGTCAGGTCGCGGGTTTGCTCGCCAGAACGATCTACAACCACCTGCGTGACGAGCAGGTCGTCCAGCGCGGCCAACGCATGGGCATCATCAAACTCGGCTCCACCACCGAGCTCTATCTGCCCGCCACGCTCCGCCCCGAGGTCAAGGTGCAGCAGGGGCAAAAAGTCCTGGCGGGCATGACCATTCTCGCCAACGTCACCCCCATCGACCCCACCGAAAGCCTGCCGCCGCAGATCAAGTTGTTCAGCTCGTCTGCCCCGGCGGTGGATGAAGACGGCGAGCCATCGGTTTTTGCCGAGGACGATCCGACGCCCTCCTCGCTTTAG
- a CDS encoding helix-turn-helix domain-containing protein, with amino-acid sequence MAKMFYTLEEASARLGLDAEAVKEMAASGKLQQFRDRDKLMFKREQVDSMASVGESTDGSSLGIPLADPGPDDTDAISLADSMAGGGEPDDPREGTGISVFDAGEVEPADPMAQTQVTQPQIDDEELALESVGSGSGLLDLTRESDDTSLGAELLDEIYPGGGDTGTGASSADFGLESSVGSSGVFEGALAMDTGTSGPSGLDNLVEADPGSMDLPGAGVTASAGAVAAVSYAAAEESDPAGSALGAGLLIGATAALFIGLIVIAAALAGSRSALTSMLVEEGGKASNVMFLCIGLAALSAVLGGVGFVIGKKSA; translated from the coding sequence ATGGCCAAGATGTTTTACACGTTGGAAGAGGCTTCTGCCCGACTCGGTCTCGATGCCGAAGCGGTGAAGGAAATGGCCGCCAGCGGCAAGCTCCAACAGTTCCGCGACCGCGACAAGCTGATGTTCAAGCGTGAGCAGGTCGACTCGATGGCCAGCGTGGGCGAAAGCACAGACGGATCGAGCCTCGGCATTCCGCTGGCCGACCCCGGACCGGACGACACCGATGCCATCAGCCTGGCCGACTCCATGGCTGGCGGCGGTGAGCCCGACGACCCGCGTGAAGGCACCGGCATCAGCGTGTTCGACGCCGGTGAAGTCGAACCCGCCGACCCCATGGCTCAGACCCAGGTCACCCAGCCCCAAATCGACGACGAAGAGCTCGCCCTCGAATCCGTCGGCTCCGGCTCGGGCCTGCTCGACCTCACCCGCGAATCCGACGACACCAGCCTCGGTGCGGAGCTGCTCGACGAAATCTACCCCGGCGGTGGCGACACCGGCACCGGCGCGTCCTCGGCCGACTTCGGCCTCGAATCTTCGGTGGGCTCGTCGGGCGTCTTCGAAGGCGCGTTGGCGATGGACACCGGGACCTCCGGCCCGTCGGGCCTGGACAACCTCGTTGAAGCCGACCCCGGTTCGATGGACCTGCCCGGCGCTGGCGTGACCGCCTCGGCTGGCGCAGTTGCCGCGGTTTCCTACGCCGCTGCCGAAGAATCCGATCCCGCGGGAAGCGCCTTGGGTGCGGGCCTGCTGATCGGTGCGACCGCCGCGTTGTTCATCGGCCTGATCGTGATCGCTGCGGCGCTCGCGGGCAGCCGCAGCGCTCTGACCAGCATGCTGGTCGAAGAAGGTGGCAAAGCCAGCAACGTCATGTTCCTGTGCATCGGCTTGGCGGCACTCAGTGCCGTGCTCGGCGGCGTGGGATTCGTGATCGGCAAGAAGTCGGCCTAA
- the sppA gene encoding signal peptide peptidase SppA: MQTLYRFVLLIALALLPLVGCGPATFVVGVAPGGQSMTTTPIERDGRWGSQHIMIIDVTGMIANADQGGLLSAGDNPVARLTEGLRLAANDNRVSAVVLRLNTPGGTVTASDMMYREVQRFKTKTGKPVVMVMMDVAASGGYYLACAGDHIIAYPSTVTGSIGVIFQTVSVKPALSRIGVEAEALVSGPNKAAGSPLETLEDSQREILQGLVDRFYADFVTVVRENRTDVDADTWDMITDGRVFTGRRAYELGLVDQLGDIRDGISKAKELSGASTADVFVAHRPLDYVSGPYSQAPATARSDSSTQINLLQINLDDALSTVHAADSGMYYLWVPELP, encoded by the coding sequence ATGCAAACCCTGTATCGATTCGTGTTGCTGATCGCCTTGGCGCTGCTCCCCCTGGTCGGCTGCGGCCCCGCCACATTCGTCGTCGGCGTCGCGCCGGGCGGGCAATCGATGACCACCACCCCCATCGAACGCGACGGGCGCTGGGGCAGCCAACACATCATGATCATCGACGTCACGGGCATGATCGCCAACGCCGATCAGGGCGGCCTGCTTTCTGCGGGCGACAACCCCGTCGCCCGGCTGACCGAGGGGCTGCGCTTGGCCGCCAACGACAACCGGGTGTCGGCGGTCGTCCTCCGGCTCAACACCCCGGGCGGGACCGTCACCGCCAGCGACATGATGTACCGCGAGGTCCAGCGGTTCAAAACCAAAACCGGCAAGCCCGTCGTGATGGTGATGATGGATGTCGCCGCCAGCGGGGGCTACTACCTCGCTTGTGCCGGGGACCACATCATCGCCTACCCCTCCACCGTGACCGGCAGCATCGGGGTCATCTTCCAGACCGTCAGCGTCAAGCCCGCGCTCAGCCGTATCGGCGTCGAGGCCGAGGCGCTGGTCAGTGGGCCCAACAAAGCGGCGGGCTCGCCCCTGGAAACCCTTGAAGACAGCCAGCGCGAAATTCTGCAGGGGCTGGTCGATCGCTTCTACGCCGACTTTGTCACCGTGGTCCGGGAGAACCGGACGGACGTGGACGCCGACACCTGGGACATGATTACCGACGGCCGTGTCTTCACCGGCCGACGTGCGTACGAGCTCGGCCTCGTCGATCAGCTCGGCGACATCCGAGACGGGATCTCCAAGGCGAAAGAACTCTCGGGCGCGAGCACCGCCGACGTCTTCGTCGCCCACCGCCCGCTCGACTACGTCAGCGGCCCCTACTCCCAAGCCCCGGCCACGGCGAGAAGCGATTCTTCCACGCAGATCAATCTGTTGCAGATCAACCTGGACGACGCGCTGTCGACCGTCCACGCGGCGGACTCGGGGATGTATTACCTCTGGGTGCCCGAGCTTCCCTGA
- a CDS encoding metallophosphoesterase, with protein sequence MTRRPILQLLDLPLRHLPEELDGVRLAHISDLHVRKDRARFRQLIEELADADLDLACYTGDYMTWPGDEEVALQVMGRVIEAASPRLGQFGIFGNHDSAELARRFEELPVHWLINDAVELKGLPLEVSGLSRERHRMFDAARVAARMSGVAESNQGGTPFRILLSHHPYTLIHAADLGADLMLAGHSHGGQCRLPGARALANSSRLPRHLTAGRFRYRGTEAMVCRGLGEVHLPLRLNCPPHVPIYVLRRDPSGPKKTNPPISGFESVWSW encoded by the coding sequence ATGACGCGTCGTCCGATCCTTCAGTTACTGGACCTGCCGCTCCGGCATCTGCCCGAGGAGTTGGACGGCGTTCGTCTGGCGCACATCAGCGACCTGCACGTCCGCAAAGACCGGGCCCGATTCCGGCAGCTAATTGAAGAGTTAGCGGATGCCGACCTCGACCTGGCGTGCTACACCGGCGACTACATGACCTGGCCGGGCGATGAAGAGGTGGCGCTGCAGGTGATGGGGCGGGTGATCGAGGCGGCATCCCCTAGGCTTGGTCAATTCGGCATCTTCGGCAACCACGACTCGGCCGAGTTGGCCCGAAGGTTTGAGGAACTCCCCGTGCATTGGCTTATCAACGACGCGGTCGAATTGAAGGGCTTGCCGTTGGAGGTGTCGGGTCTCTCGCGTGAGCGACACCGCATGTTCGATGCGGCACGCGTGGCGGCCCGGATGTCTGGCGTCGCTGAGAGCAATCAGGGCGGAACGCCTTTCCGGATCCTGCTCAGCCACCATCCCTACACATTGATCCACGCGGCCGACCTGGGCGCTGATCTCATGTTGGCCGGCCACAGCCACGGTGGACAATGTCGCCTGCCCGGCGCCCGCGCATTGGCGAACTCTTCACGCTTGCCACGCCACCTCACCGCCGGACGTTTCCGGTACCGGGGGACGGAAGCGATGGTCTGCCGCGGTCTGGGGGAAGTCCACCTGCCGCTCCGGTTGAACTGCCCACCGCACGTTCCGATTTATGTCTTGCGTCGCGACCCATCCGGACCCAAAAAAACAAACCCGCCGATCAGCGGGTTCGAGTCGGTTTGGTCGTGGTGA